In Camarhynchus parvulus chromosome 28, STF_HiC, whole genome shotgun sequence, the following proteins share a genomic window:
- the ABHD8 gene encoding LOW QUALITY PROTEIN: protein ABHD8 (The sequence of the model RefSeq protein was modified relative to this genomic sequence to represent the inferred CDS: inserted 1 base in 1 codon) has protein sequence MLTSITDGFLCCLLGKTPNAVGPLDSVESSDGFTFLEVKPGRILRIHHSAPERPAAPELPAPSPERGAVRCQRRITLYRNGQLLIENLGEASRPRAPGARRARCPRPTASRXAPEPAGAAAKRRKRKPKRVVTVDCKKRITSCKGTHGDVVLFFIHGVGGSLDIWKEQLEFFSKLGYEVVAPDLAGHGCSSAPPVAAAYTFYALAEDMRAVFKRYAKKRNILIGHSYGVSFCTFLAHEYPELVHKVIMINGGGPTALEPSLCSIFNLPPCVLHCLSPCLAWSFLKAGFARQGAKEKQLLKEGNAFNVSSFVLRATMSGQYWPEGDELYHAELAVPVLLVHGMHDKFVPIEEDQRMAEILLIAFLKVIDEGSHMVMLECPDTVNTLLHEFVLWEPDTPAPRGDGDTK, from the exons ATGCTGACCAGCATCACCGACggcttcctctgctgcctgctgggcaaGACCCCCAACGCCGTGGGGCCCCTGGACAGCGTTGAGTCCAGTGACGGCTTCACCTTCCTGGAGGTGAAGCCCGGCCGGATCCTGCGCATCCACCACAGCGCTCCCGAGCGCCCGGCAGCCCCGGAATTGCCAGCGCCGTCCCCCGAGCGCGGCGCCGTGCGCTGCCAGCGCCGCATCACGCTCTACCGCAACGGGCAGCTGCTGATCGAGAACCTGGGCGAGGCCTCGCGCCCGAGAGCGCCCGGTGCCCGCCGTGCCCGGTGCCCGAGGCCAACGGCGAGCC GAGCGCCGGAGCCCGCCGGGGCGGCCGCCAAACGCCGCAAGCGCAAGCCCAAGAGGGTGGTGACGGTGGACTGCAAGAAGCGCATCACCAGCTGCAAGGGCACGCACGGCGACGTGGTGCTGTTCTTCATCCACGGTGTTGGAGGCTCTTTGGACAtctggaaggagcagctggagttCTTCTCCAAGCTGGGCTACGAGGTGGTGGCGCCGGATTTGGCGGGGCACGGCTGCAGCTCGGCGCCGCCCGTGGCCGCCGCCTACACGTTCTACGCGCTGGCTGAGGACATGAGGGCCGTGTTCAAGCGCTACGCCAAGAAAAGGAACATCCTCATCGGGCACTCCTACGG gGTGTCCTTCTGCACGTTCCTGGCGCACGAGTACCCCGAGCTGGTGCACAAGGTGATCATGATCAACGGGGGCGGCCCCACGGCGCtggagcccagcctgtgctccatCTTCAACCTGCCGCCCTGTGTGCTGCACTGCCTGTCCccctgcctggcctggagcTTCCTCAA GGCCGGCTTTGCCCGCCAAGGTGccaaggagaagcagctgctgaaggagggCAACGCCTTCAACGTCTCGTCCTTCGTGCTGAGGGCCACCATGAGCGGGCAGTACTGGCCCGAGGGCGACGAGCTGTACCACGCCGAGCTGGCTGTGCCCGTGCTGCTGGTGCACGGCATGCACGACAAGTTCGTGCCCATCGAGGAGGACCAGAGGATGGCAGAG ATCCTGCTGATCGCCTTCCTGAAGGTGATCGACGAGGGCAGCCACATGGTGATGCTGGAGTGCCCCGACACGGTGAACACGCTGCTGCACGAGTTCGTCCTCTGGGAGCCCGACACGCCCGCGCCCCGCGGCGACGGCGACACCAAATGA